The following proteins are encoded in a genomic region of Arachis ipaensis cultivar K30076 chromosome B02, Araip1.1, whole genome shotgun sequence:
- the LOC107626786 gene encoding uncharacterized protein LOC107626786, giving the protein MYRPTGPANLPHDVWTLIAGRTAAQSVRDLCSLRMSCTAARNTREEDIVYRFASIPIWDQRWWSLSPMHQVGRNFLARCRQSGNLEVMFRSAVSDLFLGGSRLAGMKTMHVVAAQGHSVAQYTVSMILMLRDDFESKNKGLQIFRVLEAAGALTICKLVFRGVIQGTWTHLRRLPMLNAENLVCSSHACPCRGNMGAIYRHQRYGRGWDVNDGNGGAAHIPCVHCRADYELILFVHLFD; this is encoded by the coding sequence ATGTATCGTCCGACAGGCCCCGCCAACCTCCCCCACGATGTTTGGACCTTAATTGCCGGGAGGACCGCAGCACAGTCCGTCAGGGACTTGTGCAGTCTCAGGATGTCGTGCACCGCTGCACGCAACACAAGGGAGGAGGATATCGTTTACCGATTCGCCTCGATTCCAATTTGGGACCAACGGTGGTGGAGTTTGAGTCCCATGCACCAGGTGGGAAGAAACTTCTTAGCGCGATGCAGGCAGAGCGGGAACCTGGAAGTTATGTTTCGGTCTGCTGTGTCTGACCTTTTCCTCGGCGGGAGTCGTCTTGCGGGGATGAAAACGATGCACGTTGTCGCAGCCCAGGGCCATTCGGTAGCACAGTACACGGTGTCGATGATACTGATGCTACGCGATGACTTCGAGTCAAAGAACAAGGGCTTACAAATATTTCGTGTGCTTGAGGCGGCTGGTGCCTTAACAATCTGCAAATTGGTGTTCCGCGGCGTTATCCAGGGGACGTGGACACACCTGCGTCGCCTGCCAATGCTAAACGCAGAGAATTTAGTCTGTTCTTCGCATGCATGTCCATGTCGTGGAAACATGGGTGCTATTTACCGCCATCAACGCTATGGTAGAGGGTGGGACGTAAACGACGGTAATGGAGGTGCTGCTCATATTCCGTGCGTGCATTGTCGGGCAGATTATGAGTTGATCCTGTTTGTCCACCTCTTTGACTAA